The Opitutales bacterium ASA1 genome window below encodes:
- a CDS encoding error-prone DNA polymerase encodes MSGYVELHARSAFSFLRGASSPEDLVAAATRFELPAVALCDRDGVYGAPRFFNAARQTGVRALVGAEITLQDGSVLPLLVSSLVGYRNLCRLITETKLRPVAGGPDPDTDPSASAPSTGRKRPCFATWLELARFSEGLVALTGDEDGPVRRAWVRDGESAAEDALQTLVDVFGHDRVHVEVQRRMTRGEEHGVQMLRRLAAAHDLPLLATGGVDYATAEAREIADVFTCLRHHTTLDAAGRLLAPNAGRRLRDARAMYDLFRDMPEAVQHSVRLAEQLEFTLKDLGYRFPDFDVPPGETQASWLRKQAFAGAAERCKAGLAPQVRAQLEKELTLIEKLGFCGYFLVVWDICAWCRRRGILVQGRGSAANSLVCYALGITAADPLECRLLFERFLSEGRIGADGHPSWPDIDLDLPSGDLRESVIQEIYARYGPRGAGMTANVITYRGRSSARELGKVLDLPENILDTFSSLFANGDFPHTLDLRKQMAMAGLPANHPRIDAFARLYCGIRSLPRHLGQHSGGMVICAGALDGVVPLEPAAMPGRVVVQWDKDDCEELGIVKVDFLGLGMMAVLQDTFALSSARGRPCEMHTIPQDDAETFAAMQAADTVGVFQIESRAQMSTLKRFKPATFYDVAIQVAIVRPGPIVGKVAHPMLRRRAKLEPIVCLDPSVHDLLKPVLERTYGVILFQEQMLQIAMLLACFTATEAEELRRAMGFTKGTERLARVLKKLRESMRARGHGEHVIEQVIDSATSFALYGFPEAHAVSFGLLAYVSTWLNVHRAPEFLASLLDNQPMGFYSPATLVQDARRHGLRVRPPDVTVSDWRCTVEDDHTVRLGLHQVRGVREDDARHMLAARAERPFSSMDDFLARTRFSRAERRALASVGAFAALAPHRRAALWCVEEDRPEDDLFTLAARKERERESAETRNQFSTTPASVPAIDSPLAAMNRLERVQADYAGMALTTGVHPMKLVRDRLPDVVPAAELALHRDGERVTIAGAVICRQRPGTAKGFVFISLEDETGVANAIVVPDLFEQRRLVITQEPFLRITGRLQIDAGVIHVKAARIVPLVEHALPAEASHDFH; translated from the coding sequence ATGAGCGGCTACGTCGAACTGCACGCCCGCAGTGCCTTCAGCTTCCTGCGCGGCGCCTCCTCGCCCGAGGATCTCGTCGCCGCCGCGACCCGGTTCGAGCTCCCGGCGGTGGCACTCTGCGACCGCGACGGCGTCTACGGCGCGCCGCGTTTCTTCAACGCCGCGCGCCAGACCGGAGTCCGCGCCCTCGTCGGTGCCGAGATCACCCTCCAGGACGGCAGCGTGCTCCCGCTGCTCGTGTCTTCACTTGTTGGATACAGAAACCTCTGCCGGCTGATCACCGAGACGAAACTGCGGCCCGTCGCGGGTGGGCCGGACCCCGACACCGATCCGTCCGCATCCGCACCTTCCACCGGACGCAAACGCCCCTGCTTCGCCACGTGGCTCGAGCTCGCGCGCTTCTCCGAAGGACTCGTCGCCCTCACCGGCGACGAGGACGGCCCCGTGCGCCGCGCGTGGGTGCGCGACGGCGAAAGCGCCGCCGAGGATGCTTTGCAGACGCTCGTCGACGTCTTCGGTCACGACCGCGTGCACGTCGAGGTGCAGCGACGCATGACGCGCGGCGAGGAGCACGGCGTACAGATGCTGCGCCGCCTCGCCGCGGCACACGATCTCCCGCTGCTCGCCACCGGCGGAGTCGACTACGCCACCGCGGAGGCGCGCGAGATCGCGGATGTATTCACTTGTTTGAGACACCACACCACGCTCGACGCCGCCGGCCGGCTCCTCGCTCCCAACGCCGGTCGCCGTCTCCGCGACGCACGCGCGATGTACGACCTGTTCCGCGACATGCCGGAGGCCGTGCAGCACTCCGTGCGGCTCGCGGAGCAACTCGAGTTCACCCTGAAGGATCTCGGTTACCGGTTTCCCGACTTCGACGTGCCGCCCGGCGAGACGCAGGCCTCGTGGTTGCGCAAGCAGGCCTTCGCGGGCGCAGCGGAGCGTTGCAAGGCCGGCCTCGCTCCGCAGGTGCGCGCGCAACTGGAGAAGGAGCTGACGTTGATCGAGAAGCTCGGGTTCTGCGGGTATTTTCTCGTCGTCTGGGACATCTGCGCGTGGTGCCGACGGCGCGGCATCCTCGTGCAGGGTCGAGGCTCGGCGGCCAACAGTCTCGTCTGTTACGCGCTCGGCATCACCGCGGCCGACCCGCTCGAGTGCCGCCTGCTCTTCGAACGTTTCTTGAGCGAAGGCCGCATCGGCGCCGACGGTCACCCCTCGTGGCCCGACATCGACCTCGATCTCCCCAGCGGCGACCTGCGCGAGAGCGTGATCCAGGAGATCTACGCACGCTACGGACCACGCGGCGCAGGCATGACCGCCAACGTCATCACCTACCGCGGCCGAAGCTCCGCACGCGAACTGGGCAAGGTCCTCGATCTGCCCGAAAACATCCTCGACACGTTTTCCAGCCTCTTCGCCAACGGAGACTTCCCGCACACGCTCGACCTCCGCAAACAGATGGCGATGGCCGGCCTGCCCGCGAACCACCCGCGGATCGACGCCTTCGCGCGCCTCTACTGCGGCATCCGCAGCCTGCCCCGCCACCTCGGCCAGCACTCCGGCGGCATGGTGATCTGCGCCGGCGCGCTCGACGGCGTCGTCCCCCTCGAACCCGCCGCCATGCCCGGTCGCGTCGTCGTGCAGTGGGACAAGGACGACTGCGAGGAGCTCGGCATCGTGAAGGTCGATTTCCTCGGCCTCGGCATGATGGCGGTCCTGCAGGATACCTTCGCCCTGAGCAGCGCGCGTGGCCGGCCCTGCGAGATGCACACGATCCCGCAAGACGACGCCGAGACCTTCGCCGCGATGCAGGCCGCGGACACGGTCGGCGTCTTCCAGATCGAGAGCCGCGCGCAGATGAGCACGTTGAAACGCTTCAAGCCCGCCACGTTCTACGACGTCGCCATCCAAGTCGCCATCGTCCGCCCCGGCCCGATCGTCGGCAAAGTCGCGCACCCCATGCTCCGCCGCCGTGCGAAACTCGAGCCGATCGTGTGTCTCGACCCGAGCGTGCACGACCTGTTGAAACCCGTCTTGGAACGCACCTACGGCGTCATCCTCTTCCAAGAACAGATGCTCCAGATCGCGATGTTGCTCGCATGCTTCACCGCGACCGAAGCCGAGGAACTGCGCCGCGCCATGGGTTTCACCAAGGGCACGGAACGACTCGCCCGCGTATTGAAGAAACTGCGCGAGTCGATGCGCGCTCGAGGACACGGCGAGCACGTGATCGAGCAGGTGATCGACTCCGCCACTTCGTTCGCGCTCTACGGCTTCCCCGAGGCGCACGCCGTCAGCTTCGGCCTGCTCGCCTACGTGAGCACATGGCTCAATGTCCACCGCGCCCCCGAGTTCCTCGCCTCGCTCCTCGACAACCAACCCATGGGCTTCTACTCGCCCGCCACGCTCGTGCAGGACGCGCGCCGCCACGGCCTGCGCGTCCGCCCGCCCGACGTCACCGTCTCCGACTGGCGCTGCACGGTGGAGGACGACCACACCGTCCGCCTCGGCCTTCACCAAGTGCGCGGCGTGCGCGAAGACGACGCCCGCCACATGCTCGCGGCCCGCGCCGAACGACCGTTCTCCTCCATGGACGATTTTCTCGCCCGCACCCGCTTCTCGCGCGCGGAGCGGCGTGCGCTCGCCTCGGTCGGCGCGTTCGCCGCTCTCGCTCCGCACCGACGCGCCGCGCTCTGGTGCGTCGAAGAAGATCGGCCCGAGGACGACCTCTTCACCCTCGCCGCCCGCAAGGAACGCGAGCGGGAGTCGGCGGAAACTCGTAACCAGTTTTCAACTACACCTGCCTCCGTGCCCGCGATCGACTCGCCCCTCGCCGCGATGAACCGCCTCGAGCGCGTCCAGGCCGACTACGCCGGCATGGCGCTCACCACCGGCGTGCATCCCATGAAACTCGTCCGCGACCGCCTACCCGACGTCGTCCCGGCCGCCGAACTCGCCCTGCACCGCGACGGCGAGCGCGTCACCATCGCCGGTGCCGTCATCTGCCGCCAGCGCCCGGGCACGGCCAAGGGGTTCGTCTTCATCTCACTCGAGGACGAGACCGGCGTGGCCAACGCCATTGTCGTGCCCGACCTCTTCGAGCAGCGCCGGCTCGTGATCACGCAAGAGCCGTTCCTGCGCATCACCGGTCGCCTCCAGATCGACGCCGGTGTGATCCACGTGAAAGCCGCGCGCATCGTCCCCCTCGTCGAGCACGCCCTCCCCGCCGAAGCCTCGCACGACTTCCACTGA
- the htpG gene encoding molecular chaperone HtpG — protein sequence MSTSQVEKFEFQAEIRQLLDIVIHSLYTDREIFLRELVSNAADAIEKFRHLHLTEQQVFDDRLPLEINITTDDTAKTITIQDFGVGMTRDELIQNIGTIAHSGSKAFVKALAEGARKDVNLIGQFGVGFYSAFMVAKRVKVYARSWHLEGTGHCWTSDGSGSYEIEEAEGQRRGCKIVIELKDDCHEFAGASRVKDILKRYSSFVPFPINLNGEKVNTVQALWLRSKSEIKDEEYTEFYKYQANAFDEPRLRLHFAADAPLAIHALLFVPKDNPERLGWGRIDPAVSLYCRKVLIDAKPKDLLPEWLRFLKGVIDSEDLPLNISRETLQDRSLVEKLNKIVTGRFLKFLEDEAKNRADAYNEFFKTYGLYLKEGAATDYTHRAALSKLLRMESSAFAKGEFTSFADYVSRMKDGQKEIYFLCGPNREALESSPYYEAFKLRGLEVLFLYETVDEFVMGHLREFDGKTLVAADSADVKLDDMPPPPADNALTDEQAKDLCSWLKDTLGEQVTEAKASDRLVDSPAMALAADHMSGHMRRMMKAMSEELGNEPVKVTLQINPRHPLVIGLAGLRTTKPDLASLVAGQVLDNALISAGLLDDSRPMISRLNKILEAAVK from the coding sequence ATGAGCACCTCACAAGTCGAGAAGTTCGAGTTCCAAGCCGAGATCCGGCAGTTGCTGGATATCGTCATCCACTCCCTCTACACCGACCGGGAGATCTTCCTGCGCGAGCTCGTCTCCAACGCCGCCGACGCGATCGAAAAGTTCCGTCACCTGCACCTCACCGAGCAGCAGGTCTTCGACGACCGCCTCCCGTTGGAGATCAACATCACCACCGACGACACCGCCAAGACGATCACGATCCAGGACTTCGGCGTCGGCATGACCCGCGACGAGCTGATCCAGAACATCGGCACGATCGCCCACTCCGGTTCCAAGGCATTCGTCAAAGCCCTCGCCGAAGGCGCGCGCAAGGACGTGAACCTCATCGGCCAGTTCGGCGTCGGTTTCTACAGCGCCTTCATGGTCGCAAAGCGCGTCAAAGTCTACGCCCGCTCCTGGCACCTCGAAGGCACCGGCCATTGCTGGACGAGCGACGGCTCCGGCAGTTACGAGATCGAAGAAGCCGAAGGCCAGCGCCGCGGCTGCAAGATCGTGATCGAACTCAAGGACGACTGCCACGAGTTCGCCGGCGCCAGTCGCGTGAAGGACATCCTCAAGCGCTACTCCAGCTTCGTCCCCTTCCCCATCAACCTCAACGGCGAGAAGGTGAACACCGTCCAGGCCCTCTGGCTGCGCAGCAAGAGCGAGATCAAGGACGAGGAGTACACCGAGTTCTACAAATATCAGGCCAACGCCTTCGACGAACCCCGCCTTCGCCTCCACTTCGCCGCCGACGCGCCGCTCGCGATCCACGCGCTGCTCTTCGTCCCCAAGGACAACCCCGAGCGCCTCGGCTGGGGCCGCATCGATCCCGCCGTCTCACTCTACTGTCGCAAGGTCCTCATCGACGCCAAGCCCAAGGACCTCCTCCCCGAGTGGCTCCGCTTCCTCAAGGGCGTGATCGATTCCGAAGACCTCCCGCTCAACATCTCCCGCGAGACCCTTCAGGACCGTTCCCTCGTCGAGAAACTCAACAAGATCGTCACCGGTCGCTTCCTCAAGTTCCTCGAAGACGAAGCCAAGAACCGCGCCGACGCCTACAACGAGTTCTTCAAGACCTACGGCCTCTACCTCAAGGAAGGCGCCGCCACCGACTACACGCACCGCGCCGCCCTGAGCAAACTGCTGCGCATGGAAAGCTCCGCCTTCGCCAAGGGCGAGTTCACCAGCTTCGCCGACTACGTCTCGCGCATGAAGGACGGCCAGAAGGAGATCTATTTCCTCTGCGGCCCCAACCGCGAAGCGCTCGAGAGCAGCCCCTACTACGAGGCCTTCAAGCTTCGCGGCCTCGAAGTGCTCTTCCTCTACGAGACGGTCGACGAATTCGTCATGGGCCACCTGCGCGAGTTCGACGGCAAGACGCTCGTCGCCGCCGACAGCGCCGACGTGAAGCTCGACGACATGCCGCCGCCTCCCGCCGACAACGCGCTCACCGACGAGCAAGCGAAGGACCTCTGTAGTTGGTTGAAGGATACGCTCGGAGAGCAGGTCACCGAAGCCAAGGCGAGCGACCGCCTCGTCGACAGTCCCGCCATGGCCCTCGCCGCCGACCACATGAGCGGCCACATGCGCCGCATGATGAAGGCCATGAGCGAAGAACTCGGCAACGAACCCGTGAAGGTGACGCTCCAGATCAACCCGCGTCATCCGCTCGTGATCGGTCTCGCCGGCCTGCGCACGACCAAGCCCGACCTCGCCTCCCTCGTCGCAGGTCAAGTCCTCGACAACGCCCTCATCTCCGCCGGCCTCCTCGACGACTCCCGCCCGATGATCTCCCGCCTGAACAAGATCCTCGAAGCCGCCGTGAAGTAA